Proteins from a genomic interval of Dermacentor variabilis isolate Ectoservices chromosome 8, ASM5094787v1, whole genome shotgun sequence:
- the LOC142590396 gene encoding uncharacterized protein LOC142590396: MYAVLRFVDDNSVAVVPTNWLLKKKKMCLWPTMLGTHELTKAVKRRAHLNPSTTPNFKVKVIKTTATYDEARQKLPQAENSDNVDTTDQEKGRGKRRKYTRILSSSDDSEEEDNFNLPEPPFSQSTSSASNDGRTSK, translated from the exons ATGTATGCTGTCTTGAGATTTGTTGATGACAACAGTGTTGCTGTTGTCCCAACCAACTGgttgttgaagaaaaaaaagatgtgttTGTGGCCGACTATGCTGGGCACCCATGAATTGACAAAAGCTGTGAAACGACGTGCCCATCTCAATCCTTCTACAACGCCTAACTTCAAGGTGAAGGTGATCAAAACTACAG CAACATACGATGAAGCTCGGCAAAAGTTGCCACAAGCAGAAAATTCGGACAATGTCGACACAACAGATCAAG AAAAAGGACGTGGTAAGCGGCGCAAATACACACGCATTTTGAGCTCGTCGGATGATTCGGAAGAGGAAGACAATTTCAATCTTCCGGAACCACCCTTCTCTCAAAG CACTTCAAGCGCCAGTAATGATGGCAGAACAAGTAAGTGA
- the LOC142590397 gene encoding uncharacterized protein LOC142590397, translated as MAPSSQGSLPGIPFPELHLDSPRWIAQHSQESCLGVQVPAAQTYPGTGHAEFATQSCHLELPRWPASSSQGNHCPALVSQLHHQGEAPSHSQSGFSVQEEQTDQSLLASIRKEISSATRSILKDMAVLKTQNEAILNLLGNNRECEMDEQPVQTYPLRTVDEIDHLEGNLKSSSSTRRQLCKVLGHIGGNTVRSTTSNILKYLLHDSVAVMYSLHGQKGKRALAETELCRIILGHMLKRTNE; from the exons ATGGCACCAAGCTCCCAAG GAAGCCTTCCAGGAATACCATTCCCAGAGTTGCATTTAG ACTCTCCACGATGGATCGCACAACATTCGCAAG AAAGTTGTCTAGGAGTACAAGTACCAGCCGCACAGACATATCCTG GAACTGGACATGCAGAATTCGCCACGCAGTCTTGTCACCTAG AACTGCCACGGTGGCCTGCTTCTAGTTCTCAAGGCAA CCACTGTCCCGCGTTAGTGTCACAGTTGCATCACCAAG GTGAAGCACCCAGCCATTCTCAGAGTGGTTTCTCCGTTCAAGAAG AACAAACTGACCAAAGTCTGCTGGCTTCAATCAGGAAGGAGATCTCAT CCGCTACTCGCAGCATCTTGAAAGACATGGCTGTCTTAAAAACGCAAAATGAGGCCATTTTGAACCTCTTAGGTAATAACCGCGAGTGCGAGATGGATGAGCAGCCTGTACAGACATACCCGCTAAGGACGGTTGATGAAATTGACCATCTGGAAGGTAATTTGAAAAGCTCCAGCAGCACCCGCAGGCAACTG TGCAAAGTCCTAGGTCACATTGGCGGCAACACAGTGCGCTCAACAACTTCAAACATCTTGAAATATTTACTTCACGATTCCGTCGCTGTCATGTACAGTCTCCATgggcaaaaaggaaaaagagccTTGGCTGAGACGGAGTTGTGCCGCATAATTCTGG ggcacatgttgaaACGGACCAATGAATAA
- the LOC142591476 gene encoding uncharacterized protein LOC142591476: MQAPLRTDADFDQRVQEEHHVSETPLSALPIGLVSQFPLDYMHLVCIGVTKKLILLWLRGPLPHRLPSTSIERISKWLLALSRTHCEEFARRPRSLREIDRWKATELRCFLLYLGPCVLRGILSKNLYSHFLILHTAITILSSPSLCREYCSYAKELLICFVSSFQSIYGKHSLSYNVHSLVHLADDVLRYGPLDSFSAFPAENFMHHLKKLVRHSKKPLEQLVNRIAERLSSGTLFVIKQPSLQGVECSQIHSSGPLAERCIGPQYHIASFPQFTLRTSEGNNVCTMADSTVVMISNFAHDIQGNKVLIGKALECSGDLYTTPCPSSHLGIVIVKKVDSPLSSRMLCDVMSKCVLLPLAGSPSEYALLPLIHSTVLPPLHI; this comes from the coding sequence ATGCAGGCGCCATTGCGAACAGATGCCGACTTTGATCAAAGAGTGCAGGAAGAACACCATGTTTCTGAAACGCCACTTTCAGCACTACCAATTGGCCTTGTTTCACAGTTTCCCTTAGACTACATGCACCTAGTATGTATCGGGGTCACTAAAAAGTTGATACTTCTTTGGTTGAGAGGCCCATTGCCACATCGTTTGCCTTCAACATCTATTGAAAGGATTTCAAAATGGCTGTTGGCGCTTTCACGGACACATTGTGAGGAGTTTGCCAGGAGGCCACGATCTCTCAGAGAGATTGATCGTTGGAAAGCAACTGAGCTTCGCTGCTTCCTTTTGTATTTAGGTCCTTGTGTTCTGAGAGGTATTTTGTCGAAAAATCTGTACAGTCACTTTCTCATTCTTCACACAGCAATCACCATACTTTCGAGCCCTTCTCTCTGTCGCGAGTACTGCAGCTATGCAAAGGAGCTCcttatttgttttgtttcatcATTCCAGTCCATTTATGGAAAGCACAGTCTTTCCTATAATGTTCATTCATTGGTTCATCTGGCTGATGATGTCTTGAGATACGGGCCTCTTGACAGCTTCAGTGCATTTCCAGCAGAAAATTTCATGCATCACCTCAAGAAGTTGGTAAGGCATTCAAAGAAACCACTAGAGCAGCTGGTTAACCGAATAGCAGAACGACTGTCCTCAGGTACGTTGTTTGTCATCAAACAACCTTCTTTGCAAGGAGTAGAATGTTCGCAGATTCACAGCAGTGGTCCACTTGCAGAGCGTTGCATTGGACCTCAGTACCACATAGCAAGCTTTCCACAATTTACCTTAAGGACTTCTGAAGGCAACAATGTCTGTACCATGGCAGATTCCACTGTTGTCATGATATCAAACTTTGCACATGATATTCAGGGAAATAAAGTGCTAATTGGGAAAGCCCTTGAATGTTCTGGTGACCTTTACACTACACCTTGTCCATCATCTCATCTTGGAATAGTCATCGTGAAAAAGGTTGACAGTCCTCTTTCGTCAAGGATGCTCTGTGATGTTATGTCCAAGTGTGTGCTGCTGCCTCTTGCAGGTTCCCCCTCCGAATATGCACTGTTGCCCCTAATCCACTCAACTGTATTGCCCCCCCTGCACATATAA